A genome region from Prionailurus viverrinus isolate Anna chromosome A3, UM_Priviv_1.0, whole genome shotgun sequence includes the following:
- the ITPRIPL1 gene encoding inositol 1,4,5-trisphosphate receptor-interacting protein-like 1 isoform X1, whose protein sequence is MTQGEQNEDCEVTEVGCYSWGPGVGCLARGKVLPRKIRTFCQWKALWDQQGTVPSWCPRWTDESDAEASMAVISLLFLAVMYVVHHPLMVSDRMDLDTLARSRQLEKRMSEEMRQLELEFEERKRAAEQKQKAENFWRGDTSSDQLVLGKQDMGWPFQADGQEGPLGWLLGNLWNAGLFCLFLVFELLRQNMQHEPAFDSSSDEEEEEVRVVPVTSYNWLTDFPSREALESFYKHYVQNVTRDLSCTCEFVESFVDDLIEACRVLSRREAHPQLEDCLGIGAAFEKWGTLHETQEFDILVPIVPPQGTMFVLEMRDPTLGRRCGSVLVESECVCKREKILGDVLCLVHHHRDRSALLSKCSSTIKVALCTGSHLDVCKTVQWFRNMMGNAWALVAHKYDFKLSLPPSTTSCKLRLDYRSGRFLSIHLVLGVQREDTLVYLVSQAPDQEQLTSVDWPESSAACEHLFLKLVGRFAPENTCHLKCLQIILSLRDLQSLPRGASRPILTSYHFKTALMHLLLRLPLTDWQHSMLSQRLQDILWFLGRGLQQRSLHHFLIGNTFLPLTIPIPKTFRNAEPVNLFQHLVLNPMAHSQAVEEFHNLLTQVKTLPCAPLAGAH, encoded by the exons ATGACACAGGGTGAGCAGAATGAGGATTGTGAAGTCACAGAAGTGGGATGCTacagctgggggcctggggtTGGCTGCCTGGCAAGAGGAAAGGTGTTGCCCAGGAAGATCCGTACTTTCTGCCAGTGGAAGGCCCTCTGGGATCAGCAGGGCACGGTGCCTTCCTGGTGCCCACGGTGGACTGATGAGTCGG ATGCAGAGGCCTCCATGGCTGTGATAAGCCTTCTGTTCCTGGCAGTGATGTATGTTGTTCACCACCCCTTGATGGTCAGCGACCGGATGGACCTGGACACACTAGCCAGAAGTCGGCAGCTGGAGAAGCGGATGAGTGAGGAGATGCGCCAGTTGGAGCTAGAGTTTGAAGAGAGAAAGCGGGCAGCTGAGCagaagcagaaggcagagaaCTTCTGGAGAGGAGACACATCCAGTGACCAGTTAGTGTTGGGGAAGCAAGACATGGGGTGGCCATTCCAGGCTGATGGCCAGGAGGGGCCACTGGGCTGGCTGCTGGGAAACCTGTGGAATGCTGGCCTCTTCTGCCTTTTTCTCGTCTTTGAGCTCCTGCGACAGAACATGCAGCATGAGCCGGCCTTTGATTCCAGCAgcgatgaggaggaggaggaagtccGTGTTGTGCCCGTCACCTCCTATAACTGGCTTACTGACTTCCCCTCGAGGGAGGCCCTGGAATCCTTTTACAAACACTACGTCCAGAATGTCACCCGTGATCTGTCCTGCACCTGCGAATTCGTAGAGAGCTTTGTGGATGACCTCATTGAGGCCTGTCGGGTGCTCAGCCGCCGGGAGGCTCACCCACAGCTGGAGGACTGCCTGGGCATCGGGGCTGCCTTTGAGAAATGGGGAACCCTTCACGAGACGCAGGAATTTGATATCCTGGTGCCCATTGTCCCTCCGCAGGGCACTATGTTTGTGCTGGAGATGAGGGATCCGACCCTAGGCCGCCGctgtggctctgtgctggtggagTCGGAATGTGTGTGCAAGCGTGAGAAGATTCTGGGGGACGTGCTGTGCCTGGTGCACCACCACAGGGATCGCTCGGCTCTCCTAAGCAAGTGTAGCAGCACCATCAAGGTGGCTCTCTGCACTGGCTCCCACCTGGACGTGTGCAAGACAGTACAGTGGTTCCGGAACATGATGGGCAATGCCTGGGCCCTTGTGGCCCACAAGTATGACTTTAAGCTCAGCCTCCCACCGTCTACCACCTCCTGCAAGCTCAGGCTGGACTACCGCTCAGGCCGCTTTCTCTCGATCCACTTGGTTCTGGGGGTGCAACGGGAAGACACGTTGGTCTACTTGGTGAGTCAGGCTCCTGACCAGGAACAGCTCACCAGTGTGGACTGGCCTGAGTCCTCTGCAGCCTGTGAACACTTGTTCCTGAAGCTGGTAGGGCGTTTTGCTCCGGAGAACACCTGCCACCTCAAGTGCCTCCAGATCATTTTAAGTCTCCGGGACCTTCAGAGCTTACCCCGGGGAGCATCTCGTCCTATCCTCACCTCTTACCACTTCAAAACGGCCCTCATGCACCTGTTGCTGCGGCTGCCCCTAACAGACTGGCAGCACAGCATGCTCTCCCAGCGGCTCCAGGACATCCTCTGGTTCTTGGGCCGTGGCCTCCAGCAACGGTCCCTCCATCATTTCCTCATTGGTAACACCTTCCTGCCCCTGACCATCCCGATCCCTAAGACATTTCGGAATGCCGAGCCTGTGAATCTCTTCCAACACCTAGTGCTAAACCCCATGGCACACTCACAGGCAGTGGAAGAATTCCACAACCTTCTGACCCAAGTGAAAACGCTGCCCTGTGCCCCATTGGCTGGGGCACATTAA
- the ITPRIPL1 gene encoding inositol 1,4,5-trisphosphate receptor-interacting protein-like 1 isoform X2, translated as MAVISLLFLAVMYVVHHPLMVSDRMDLDTLARSRQLEKRMSEEMRQLELEFEERKRAAEQKQKAENFWRGDTSSDQLVLGKQDMGWPFQADGQEGPLGWLLGNLWNAGLFCLFLVFELLRQNMQHEPAFDSSSDEEEEEVRVVPVTSYNWLTDFPSREALESFYKHYVQNVTRDLSCTCEFVESFVDDLIEACRVLSRREAHPQLEDCLGIGAAFEKWGTLHETQEFDILVPIVPPQGTMFVLEMRDPTLGRRCGSVLVESECVCKREKILGDVLCLVHHHRDRSALLSKCSSTIKVALCTGSHLDVCKTVQWFRNMMGNAWALVAHKYDFKLSLPPSTTSCKLRLDYRSGRFLSIHLVLGVQREDTLVYLVSQAPDQEQLTSVDWPESSAACEHLFLKLVGRFAPENTCHLKCLQIILSLRDLQSLPRGASRPILTSYHFKTALMHLLLRLPLTDWQHSMLSQRLQDILWFLGRGLQQRSLHHFLIGNTFLPLTIPIPKTFRNAEPVNLFQHLVLNPMAHSQAVEEFHNLLTQVKTLPCAPLAGAH; from the coding sequence ATGGCTGTGATAAGCCTTCTGTTCCTGGCAGTGATGTATGTTGTTCACCACCCCTTGATGGTCAGCGACCGGATGGACCTGGACACACTAGCCAGAAGTCGGCAGCTGGAGAAGCGGATGAGTGAGGAGATGCGCCAGTTGGAGCTAGAGTTTGAAGAGAGAAAGCGGGCAGCTGAGCagaagcagaaggcagagaaCTTCTGGAGAGGAGACACATCCAGTGACCAGTTAGTGTTGGGGAAGCAAGACATGGGGTGGCCATTCCAGGCTGATGGCCAGGAGGGGCCACTGGGCTGGCTGCTGGGAAACCTGTGGAATGCTGGCCTCTTCTGCCTTTTTCTCGTCTTTGAGCTCCTGCGACAGAACATGCAGCATGAGCCGGCCTTTGATTCCAGCAgcgatgaggaggaggaggaagtccGTGTTGTGCCCGTCACCTCCTATAACTGGCTTACTGACTTCCCCTCGAGGGAGGCCCTGGAATCCTTTTACAAACACTACGTCCAGAATGTCACCCGTGATCTGTCCTGCACCTGCGAATTCGTAGAGAGCTTTGTGGATGACCTCATTGAGGCCTGTCGGGTGCTCAGCCGCCGGGAGGCTCACCCACAGCTGGAGGACTGCCTGGGCATCGGGGCTGCCTTTGAGAAATGGGGAACCCTTCACGAGACGCAGGAATTTGATATCCTGGTGCCCATTGTCCCTCCGCAGGGCACTATGTTTGTGCTGGAGATGAGGGATCCGACCCTAGGCCGCCGctgtggctctgtgctggtggagTCGGAATGTGTGTGCAAGCGTGAGAAGATTCTGGGGGACGTGCTGTGCCTGGTGCACCACCACAGGGATCGCTCGGCTCTCCTAAGCAAGTGTAGCAGCACCATCAAGGTGGCTCTCTGCACTGGCTCCCACCTGGACGTGTGCAAGACAGTACAGTGGTTCCGGAACATGATGGGCAATGCCTGGGCCCTTGTGGCCCACAAGTATGACTTTAAGCTCAGCCTCCCACCGTCTACCACCTCCTGCAAGCTCAGGCTGGACTACCGCTCAGGCCGCTTTCTCTCGATCCACTTGGTTCTGGGGGTGCAACGGGAAGACACGTTGGTCTACTTGGTGAGTCAGGCTCCTGACCAGGAACAGCTCACCAGTGTGGACTGGCCTGAGTCCTCTGCAGCCTGTGAACACTTGTTCCTGAAGCTGGTAGGGCGTTTTGCTCCGGAGAACACCTGCCACCTCAAGTGCCTCCAGATCATTTTAAGTCTCCGGGACCTTCAGAGCTTACCCCGGGGAGCATCTCGTCCTATCCTCACCTCTTACCACTTCAAAACGGCCCTCATGCACCTGTTGCTGCGGCTGCCCCTAACAGACTGGCAGCACAGCATGCTCTCCCAGCGGCTCCAGGACATCCTCTGGTTCTTGGGCCGTGGCCTCCAGCAACGGTCCCTCCATCATTTCCTCATTGGTAACACCTTCCTGCCCCTGACCATCCCGATCCCTAAGACATTTCGGAATGCCGAGCCTGTGAATCTCTTCCAACACCTAGTGCTAAACCCCATGGCACACTCACAGGCAGTGGAAGAATTCCACAACCTTCTGACCCAAGTGAAAACGCTGCCCTGTGCCCCATTGGCTGGGGCACATTAA